A genomic window from Maridesulfovibrio sp. includes:
- the trxA gene encoding thioredoxin — translation MCRNTKTQLTEYYNKEKTMALQVTDSNFQEEVLNSDKPVLVDFWAPWCGPCRAMGPVIDELSEEFSGQIKICKMNVDDNPASPGKYGIRAIPTLILFKDGEVVDQTTGAVSKSSIKEMISSKAL, via the coding sequence ATGTGTCGCAATACTAAGACACAGCTAACTGAATACTATAACAAGGAGAAAACCATGGCTTTGCAGGTAACCGATTCCAATTTTCAAGAAGAAGTTCTCAATAGTGATAAGCCTGTTCTGGTTGATTTCTGGGCTCCGTGGTGCGGACCCTGTCGTGCAATGGGTCCTGTGATTGACGAGCTTTCTGAAGAATTCTCCGGCCAGATCAAGATCTGCAAGATGAATGTTGATGACAACCCTGCATCCCCCGGTAAGTACGGTATCCGTGCTATTCCGACCCTCATCCTCTTTAAGGATGGAGAAGTTGTTGACCAGACCACTGGTGCCGTTTCTAAAAGCAGCATTAAGGAAATGATCAGCAGCAAGGCTCTGTAA
- a CDS encoding DUF2062 domain-containing protein, with product MQNNYSWTEKLKRLFKLYYLKVMRINASPHNIAMGIACGVFGGCFPVIPGLPLQTVIAVVLAFLTRSSKIAAAIATWISNPFNWLLFYYVQFKIGTFFLPINVNFDPAAWQVSDFMEIGWQGVSILIFGGIVLGIPLSILSYFIALFFVRRYRRRKTLRALARRKNI from the coding sequence ATGCAGAATAATTACAGTTGGACCGAAAAGCTCAAGCGCCTTTTCAAATTGTATTATCTCAAGGTGATGCGGATTAACGCTTCGCCGCATAACATTGCCATGGGGATAGCCTGTGGTGTTTTCGGTGGGTGTTTTCCAGTTATTCCGGGCTTGCCGTTGCAGACTGTTATAGCTGTCGTTTTGGCTTTCCTTACCCGCAGTAGTAAAATTGCTGCCGCAATTGCGACATGGATTTCTAATCCGTTCAACTGGCTGCTGTTTTATTATGTCCAATTTAAGATAGGAACATTTTTTCTGCCTATTAATGTCAATTTTGATCCTGCAGCATGGCAGGTTTCAGATTTTATGGAAATTGGTTGGCAGGGGGTTAGCATCCTGATTTTTGGCGGAATTGTTCTTGGTATTCCGTTGTCGATTCTGTCTTATTTTATTGCTCTGTTTTTTGTGCGGCGCTATCGTAGGCGTAAGACCCTTAGAGCTTTGGCTCGCCGAAAAAATATATAG
- the fusA gene encoding elongation factor G yields the protein MTVKPDFSVKGIGKIRNIGIIAHIDAGKTTVTERMLYFSGRIHRLGEVHEGTATMDYMPEEQERGITITSAVTSCYWADKTINIIDTPGHVDFTIEVERSLRVLDGAIGVFCAVGGVEPQSETVWRQSESYCVPKLVFINKMDRLGADFEAVLESMADKLGIKSLPVQVPNGSGEDFSAVYDVIRMKKLVFEQDSNGEQFEVLDLDAQDEEFLSPWRERMCEVLSEVDDEFMERYLEDDIDAKYIEEVIRKATLALKLVPVFAGSALKNVGVQPLMDGVGKYLPSPLEAPKVSGINPKTGVEQVVEPVVSAPFQALAFKVVMDSGRKMVLMRIYSGKIEAGDMVKNFTQGKEERVARLFRMHAGRKERLDVAGIGDIVCAAGLKETRTGDTLSTSDVPLVLEQIEMYKPVISMAIEPRNVDESDKLEEVLDKYLQEDPTLALKTDEDTGQIILSGMGELHLEVVLDRMRREYKLDPRSGKPQVVYLEVPGKYAEAEEEFNKMLGEDKHYGFVRLAVEPQDRGSGRDVVFEIDTGEWSSDWMDAVEEGVDDGLQSGVIKGFPVQDVKVRILELRKRDGESSIPGYHMAAGKALKAALAASSPKLMEPIMDVEVSVPDEFVGEVIGLLGAKGARIENMLDRNNQKIVHALSPLRNMFGFSTELRSATQGRAGFVMKFHSFDVLA from the coding sequence GTGACTGTTAAACCTGATTTTTCTGTTAAAGGTATTGGGAAAATACGTAATATTGGAATTATAGCTCATATAGACGCTGGTAAGACCACGGTAACTGAGCGGATGTTGTATTTTTCCGGGCGCATCCATCGACTGGGTGAGGTTCATGAAGGGACCGCAACCATGGACTATATGCCTGAAGAGCAGGAGCGCGGCATCACTATTACTTCAGCGGTAACTTCCTGTTACTGGGCCGATAAGACAATTAATATTATTGATACACCCGGTCATGTTGATTTTACAATTGAAGTAGAACGGTCTTTGCGTGTTTTGGATGGGGCTATAGGTGTTTTTTGCGCTGTTGGCGGTGTTGAGCCTCAGTCGGAAACAGTTTGGCGGCAGAGTGAATCTTACTGTGTCCCGAAACTTGTGTTCATTAACAAGATGGATAGACTCGGGGCCGATTTTGAGGCGGTCCTTGAATCCATGGCTGATAAACTGGGGATTAAGAGTCTTCCTGTGCAGGTTCCAAACGGATCTGGGGAGGATTTTTCCGCTGTTTATGATGTTATCAGGATGAAAAAGCTTGTTTTTGAACAGGACAGCAATGGTGAGCAATTTGAAGTTCTTGATCTTGATGCGCAGGATGAAGAATTTCTCTCTCCCTGGCGTGAGCGTATGTGCGAAGTCCTGTCCGAAGTTGATGACGAATTTATGGAGCGGTATCTTGAAGATGATATCGATGCCAAATACATTGAGGAAGTTATCCGCAAGGCAACCCTCGCTTTGAAGCTTGTGCCTGTTTTTGCCGGTTCGGCACTGAAAAATGTCGGTGTGCAACCTTTAATGGACGGGGTTGGTAAATATCTGCCAAGTCCGTTGGAAGCCCCCAAAGTCAGCGGTATTAACCCGAAGACAGGGGTTGAGCAGGTGGTTGAGCCGGTCGTGAGTGCTCCGTTTCAGGCTCTCGCTTTTAAGGTTGTTATGGATTCCGGACGCAAGATGGTTCTTATGCGTATTTATTCCGGTAAAATTGAAGCCGGGGATATGGTTAAAAATTTCACGCAGGGCAAGGAGGAGCGGGTAGCTCGTTTGTTTAGGATGCATGCAGGACGCAAGGAACGTCTTGATGTTGCCGGGATTGGTGATATCGTTTGCGCCGCCGGATTGAAGGAAACCCGCACAGGGGATACTCTTTCTACTTCGGATGTTCCTTTGGTGCTGGAACAGATTGAGATGTACAAGCCGGTAATATCCATGGCGATTGAACCTCGAAATGTAGATGAATCCGATAAGCTTGAAGAGGTCCTTGACAAATATTTGCAGGAAGACCCGACCCTTGCACTTAAGACCGATGAAGATACCGGCCAGATTATTCTTTCCGGTATGGGGGAACTCCATCTTGAAGTTGTTTTGGACCGCATGCGCCGGGAATACAAACTTGATCCAAGATCGGGTAAACCTCAAGTTGTCTACCTTGAAGTTCCGGGAAAATATGCTGAGGCCGAGGAAGAATTCAATAAGATGCTCGGTGAAGATAAGCATTATGGCTTTGTGCGGTTAGCTGTCGAGCCGCAGGATCGTGGCTCCGGACGGGATGTAGTATTTGAGATTGATACTGGCGAATGGTCATCTGACTGGATGGATGCAGTAGAGGAAGGTGTTGATGACGGGCTGCAAAGTGGTGTGATAAAGGGATTTCCGGTTCAGGATGTGAAGGTTCGCATTCTAGAACTGCGTAAGCGTGACGGGGAATCGAGTATCCCCGGCTATCACATGGCTGCGGGCAAGGCTCTGAAAGCAGCTCTGGCTGCTTCATCTCCGAAGCTTATGGAGCCGATAATGGATGTTGAGGTTTCGGTTCCAGATGAATTTGTTGGTGAAGTGATCGGGCTATTGGGTGCAAAGGGTGCCCGTATAGAAAATATGCTTGACCGCAACAATCAGAAAATTGTCCATGCTTTGTCACCATTACGCAATATGTTCGGTTTTTCTACCGAATTAAGATCGGCCACCCAGGGAAGAGCCGGGTTCGTCATGAAGTTTCACAGTTTTGATGTCCTTGCTTAA
- the tsaD gene encoding tRNA (adenosine(37)-N6)-threonylcarbamoyltransferase complex transferase subunit TsaD, giving the protein MLCLGIESSCDETGLALVKDGKLIAEKLASQIDVHAVFGGVVPEIASREHLRVLPALLRELLKEQDLTIDDVDVVSVARGPGLQGCLLMGLNFAKGLVLSCGAKLVGVNHLWAHLTAAGLEQELLFPSLGLLVSGGHTHIYFIESPLKFTLLGRTLDDAAGEAFDKTAKSLNLPYPGGKLVDDLGKQGVVDKKIFPVPYVNNDNLDFSFSGLKTAVATYVNNHPDLRLAAMGLPDEGSEDAKISEARKNMLASFNYTVGRTLEIKVERAIKAHRGIKSLIVAGGVAANSVVRSVMADVAKKYSIPLVLPSMHLCTDNGAMIAYAGYLMAKAGCRHDLELEAIPRGRVVPTDWICEG; this is encoded by the coding sequence ATGCTCTGTCTCGGTATTGAGAGTTCCTGTGATGAAACAGGACTTGCTCTGGTTAAAGATGGCAAACTGATTGCAGAGAAACTGGCTTCACAGATTGATGTGCATGCTGTTTTCGGCGGTGTAGTTCCTGAAATTGCATCCCGCGAACACCTGCGTGTTTTGCCCGCGCTGCTTCGGGAATTGCTCAAGGAACAAGACCTGACTATTGACGACGTTGATGTCGTTTCTGTTGCCAGGGGGCCAGGACTGCAGGGCTGTTTACTCATGGGGTTGAATTTTGCCAAAGGGCTGGTTCTGTCCTGTGGTGCCAAGTTAGTCGGGGTCAATCACTTATGGGCACATTTAACTGCAGCTGGGCTGGAACAGGAACTGCTGTTTCCGTCATTGGGGTTGCTGGTCTCAGGCGGACATACCCATATTTACTTTATTGAGAGTCCTCTGAAATTCACTCTGCTCGGACGTACACTTGACGATGCGGCAGGTGAGGCTTTTGACAAGACAGCCAAGTCTTTGAACCTTCCTTATCCGGGTGGAAAGCTGGTTGATGATCTTGGAAAACAGGGTGTTGTTGATAAAAAAATCTTTCCAGTTCCTTATGTAAATAACGATAATCTCGATTTCAGTTTTAGTGGTCTTAAAACCGCTGTTGCAACTTATGTCAATAATCATCCTGACTTGAGGCTTGCAGCGATGGGTCTGCCTGATGAAGGATCTGAAGATGCCAAGATTTCTGAGGCGCGCAAAAATATGCTGGCTTCATTTAACTATACGGTTGGAAGAACTCTTGAAATAAAGGTTGAAAGAGCTATCAAGGCCCATCGCGGGATTAAGTCCCTGATTGTTGCCGGGGGCGTGGCTGCGAACTCGGTTGTCCGGTCAGTTATGGCTGATGTAGCGAAGAAATATTCAATCCCGCTTGTTCTTCCTTCCATGCATCTTTGCACTGATAACGGTGCTATGATTGCATATGCCGGATATCTTATGGCTAAAGCCGGGTGCCGGCATGATCTTGAGCTGGAAGCTATTCCGCGCGGACGTGTAGTGCCTACAGACTGGATATGTGAAGGATAA
- a CDS encoding septum formation initiator family protein, translating into MLRRRVLLGLLVIINLVLLIRLGLSGQGFFGYWELDEKVQDLELKIEAADNRTLELSREIRRLKTDRAYQEKVIRSRMNYVKENEVLYIFPQSGEAKTQGAGADAKQD; encoded by the coding sequence ATGCTGCGGCGCAGAGTTTTGCTGGGATTACTGGTTATTATCAACCTCGTGCTGTTGATTCGCTTGGGATTGAGCGGTCAGGGTTTTTTCGGCTATTGGGAACTTGATGAAAAAGTTCAGGATCTTGAGTTGAAAATTGAAGCCGCTGACAACCGTACGCTTGAGCTCAGCAGAGAGATACGGCGTTTAAAAACAGATCGTGCCTATCAGGAAAAAGTTATCCGCAGTAGGATGAATTACGTTAAGGAAAACGAAGTGTTGTACATTTTCCCGCAATCAGGGGAAGCAAAGACTCAGGGAGCAGGTGCAGATGCAAAGCAAGATTGA
- the fbp gene encoding class 1 fructose-bisphosphatase, which produces MTQQITVTEHLLLHQKQIPGATGQFTHLFNELVLSAKIISREVNKAGLVDVLGFTGEINVQGEEVKKLDEYANRILIHRMARSGVLCAMASEENADIIEIPHGLPQGNYIIIFDPLDGSSNIDVNVNIGTIFSIFRRKSKLGTPVQSTDVLQAGCEQIAAGYILYGSSTMLVFTTGDGVHGFTLDPGVGEFLLSHPSIKIPDIGKIYSVNEGYWPYWSEATKEVVGHFKSTRNIHGKPYSLRYIGSLVADFHRNLIYGGVFMYPADHRDPSKPRGKLRLLCEASPMAMLVEQAGGRATDGTRRILDIVPDDLHQRVPLFIGSRHEVETISSIYKEHDG; this is translated from the coding sequence ATGACCCAGCAGATCACAGTTACTGAGCACCTGTTACTGCACCAGAAACAAATTCCCGGAGCAACCGGGCAGTTTACCCATCTATTCAATGAACTGGTACTTTCCGCCAAAATTATTTCAAGGGAAGTTAACAAAGCCGGTCTAGTTGATGTTCTTGGTTTTACTGGAGAAATCAATGTTCAGGGTGAGGAAGTAAAGAAGCTGGACGAATACGCCAACCGTATCCTGATCCACCGTATGGCACGTTCCGGAGTTCTCTGTGCAATGGCTTCAGAGGAGAATGCGGATATTATTGAGATTCCCCATGGCTTACCGCAGGGGAATTACATCATTATATTTGATCCACTGGACGGCTCTTCCAATATTGATGTAAACGTCAATATAGGGACGATTTTTTCTATTTTCCGGCGCAAAAGCAAGCTTGGAACACCTGTCCAATCCACTGACGTTCTACAGGCTGGTTGTGAGCAGATAGCAGCCGGTTATATCCTTTACGGATCTTCCACCATGCTTGTTTTCACAACAGGGGATGGTGTTCACGGTTTTACACTTGATCCGGGGGTAGGGGAGTTCCTGCTTTCCCATCCTAGTATCAAGATTCCTGATATCGGAAAAATTTATTCTGTAAATGAAGGTTACTGGCCGTACTGGTCTGAGGCAACCAAAGAGGTTGTCGGGCATTTCAAATCGACCAGAAATATCCACGGTAAACCTTACAGTTTGCGCTACATAGGGTCTTTGGTAGCTGATTTTCACCGGAATCTTATTTACGGCGGTGTATTTATGTATCCTGCCGATCACCGTGACCCTTCCAAGCCGCGCGGTAAACTGCGTCTGCTTTGCGAAGCCTCGCCTATGGCTATGCTTGTCGAGCAGGCCGGGGGCCGTGCAACTGATGGAACCCGGCGCATACTTGATATTGTTCCTGATGACCTGCATCAACGTGTTCCCCTGTTTATCGGTTCCCGACATGAAGTGGAAACCATAAGCTCCATCTATAAGGAGCACGACGGATAA
- the pgsA gene encoding CDP-diacylglycerol--glycerol-3-phosphate 3-phosphatidyltransferase, which produces MFNLANSLTLGRILAVPLIVVLLYFPTKLTMFLAAFVFFLASLTDFFDGYIARRSNQVTNLGKFLDPLADKLLICSTLIMLSYMGHISGWITIVIVCRELAVTGLRAIAVDMGLVLAADKFGKLKTVTQSFALGPLLLFYPYFGIDMYQLGMWILYVALFLTVFSGANYMYNLHKVWLTSE; this is translated from the coding sequence ATGTTCAATCTTGCCAATTCCCTTACTCTTGGACGCATTCTGGCTGTGCCTTTGATTGTCGTTCTTCTCTATTTCCCAACCAAGCTGACCATGTTTCTGGCAGCCTTTGTTTTTTTTCTGGCTTCGCTGACCGACTTTTTTGATGGGTACATCGCCAGACGCAGTAATCAAGTCACCAATCTCGGTAAATTCCTTGATCCGCTCGCGGATAAACTGCTGATTTGCTCCACTCTGATTATGCTCAGCTACATGGGCCATATCAGTGGTTGGATTACAATTGTCATTGTTTGCAGGGAATTGGCTGTAACCGGACTGCGGGCTATCGCGGTTGATATGGGGCTTGTTCTCGCTGCGGATAAATTCGGTAAACTCAAGACCGTTACCCAGAGTTTCGCTCTTGGTCCTTTGCTGCTTTTTTATCCTTATTTCGGCATAGACATGTACCAGCTTGGGATGTGGATTCTTTATGTAGCCTTGTTCCTGACCGTATTTTCAGGTGCTAATTATATGTACAATTTGCATAAAGTCTGGTTAACTAGCGAATAA
- the trxB gene encoding thioredoxin-disulfide reductase yields the protein MKSYDAVVIGGGPAGMAAALYLARAGVNFLAIEKISHGGQMLLTDELENFPGFPDGIKGYELADRMDRHVKQYEFDHVYDEVINIIPGEDYHEVMVASGDHVKSRVIIITSGVTFRKLKVPNEEKLLGRGVSYCALCDGNFYRDKVVAVIGGGNSALEESIYLSKLVKKLYLVHRREEFRADMVYQEKCLANPVIEPVLNSVVSKIVGDTEVVGLEVKDVVTGEYSVLEVDGVFIFVGFDAVCSFFPKELALDQYGFIKTTCEMESSIPGIYAAGDIRSKKCRQVVTAVGDGATAATAAYAYLEHK from the coding sequence ATGAAGTCGTATGACGCCGTTGTTATTGGGGGCGGCCCTGCCGGAATGGCGGCCGCCCTTTATCTTGCGAGGGCAGGAGTTAATTTTCTTGCAATCGAAAAGATTTCCCATGGCGGACAGATGCTCTTGACAGATGAGTTGGAAAATTTCCCCGGATTTCCAGATGGAATAAAGGGGTACGAGTTGGCCGATAGAATGGATAGACATGTCAAACAATATGAGTTTGACCATGTATATGACGAGGTCATCAATATCATCCCCGGCGAAGATTATCATGAAGTTATGGTCGCTAGCGGTGATCATGTAAAAAGCCGTGTAATTATTATCACATCCGGCGTTACTTTCCGAAAGCTGAAAGTTCCCAACGAGGAAAAACTGCTTGGCCGCGGTGTTTCTTACTGTGCGCTGTGCGATGGCAATTTCTATCGCGATAAGGTTGTTGCTGTTATCGGGGGAGGGAACTCGGCTCTTGAAGAATCTATCTATCTTTCCAAGCTTGTTAAGAAGCTGTACCTTGTGCATCGCAGGGAGGAATTCAGAGCGGATATGGTCTATCAGGAAAAATGTCTCGCTAATCCGGTTATTGAGCCGGTTCTGAATTCAGTTGTTTCTAAAATTGTCGGTGATACGGAAGTGGTCGGTCTGGAGGTCAAGGACGTAGTCACTGGTGAATATTCCGTTCTTGAAGTGGATGGAGTTTTTATTTTTGTTGGATTTGATGCAGTGTGCAGCTTTTTTCCTAAAGAGCTGGCACTTGACCAGTATGGATTTATAAAAACAACCTGCGAAATGGAATCGAGTATTCCCGGAATATACGCAGCTGGTGACATCCGCTCTAAAAAATGCAGGCAGGTTGTCACTGCAGTTGGCGATGGTGCCACAGCCGCCACAGCAGCGTATGCATATCTGGAACATAAATAA
- a CDS encoding outer membrane protein assembly factor BamD, whose translation MRNKFFSFVVASFLLISLSGCGLVDYYFLPKSEDTAQELYEAGVEAMKEKEYFDATDYFSKLKDRYPFSPYTIKAEISLGDAFFLDKKYFDASEAYKEFSALHPGNKEIPYVLFQIGVSNFNLFSSIDRPQNNVTEALEYFYRVEEAYPESEYAKASKDYIIKCRRALADHELYVADFFWRSGRYGPAWKRYAYVVRNFKDLPKVQKYAMKQAEMAYYEHQKTLSQEERERLQGSWKELVDWL comes from the coding sequence ATGCGAAATAAATTTTTTTCTTTTGTAGTAGCTTCTTTTCTTCTTATCAGTCTTTCCGGCTGCGGACTCGTCGATTATTATTTCCTTCCTAAATCTGAGGATACTGCACAGGAGCTTTATGAAGCCGGTGTGGAAGCCATGAAGGAAAAAGAATATTTTGATGCGACTGACTATTTCTCTAAATTGAAAGACCGCTATCCTTTCAGTCCTTATACCATTAAAGCTGAAATCAGCCTCGGCGATGCTTTTTTTCTTGATAAAAAATACTTTGATGCTTCCGAAGCCTATAAGGAATTTTCAGCACTGCATCCCGGTAACAAGGAAATTCCATATGTTCTTTTTCAGATTGGTGTAAGCAACTTCAACCTTTTCAGTTCCATTGATCGGCCTCAGAACAACGTGACCGAAGCTCTTGAATATTTTTATCGAGTTGAGGAAGCATATCCTGAAAGTGAATATGCAAAGGCATCGAAAGATTACATCATCAAATGTCGCCGCGCTTTGGCTGATCATGAACTTTATGTAGCTGATTTTTTTTGGCGTTCCGGACGTTACGGTCCGGCTTGGAAACGCTACGCATACGTGGTTCGTAACTTCAAAGACCTGCCCAAGGTTCAGAAATATGCCATGAAGCAGGCTGAGATGGCCTACTATGAGCACCAGAAAACTCTTTCACAGGAAGAGCGTGAACGGCTACAAGGTAGCTGGAAAGAACTGGTTGACTGGCTTTAG
- a CDS encoding chemotaxis protein CheA, producing MSDDMTTQVFKEEAYELLGELETSLLELEDVPDDMDIINRVFRALHTIKGSGSMFGFEAIAEFTHEVETIFDSVRNGELPISKPLLTLSLSARDHIYSMLESPSGEGDFALGNGILDGLRDVAYGALGGTVHEQADSAEEVEGSTASDFSVESQSGMEGKSRVTKSLFQIVIKIAAGHDVDEKSLDPLLDELERLGEIRSKLVHKDAETWWDIVFESDTDSMSIEEIFFFTDIPVTVNVREVAREDIADMFVSGDEDDEDYDSGHVKKLGEILVERGDVPAEAIEAVLADRKPIGEMLTEKGVVSREKVESALAEQTATKQFNSSVKKTRKKNYDTASSIRVSAEKLDYLVDLVGELVIVQAQISQVVSSKGDPVLTALSEELERLSDELRDSTLGIRMLPIGTTFSKFRRLVRDLSEELGKEIDLHTNGAETELDKTVIERLGDPLVHLLRNSIDHGIEIPRTREAMGKSRRGKITLSAEHSGGDVMILIEDDGKGMSKEVIRAKAVEKGLLSADQDLSDKEIFNLIFEPGFSTAQSITNVSGRGVGMDVVKRAIDSLRGSIDIDSKEGKGSVITIRLPLTLAIIDGLQVRVSGDYFVIPLSLVEECVELTRKDVEEANGQQFVNLRGEIVPYIRIREWFEVEGESPPIEQIVITGLEGSRIGVVVDTVIGEHQTVIKSLGRVYRDVEGISGATIKGDGTLALILDIPKLFRTVLAEIKAAG from the coding sequence ATGTCAGATGATATGACGACTCAAGTTTTCAAAGAAGAAGCATATGAGCTGCTGGGTGAGCTTGAAACATCATTACTTGAGCTTGAGGATGTTCCAGATGATATGGATATCATCAACCGAGTATTCAGGGCCTTGCATACAATTAAAGGATCCGGATCCATGTTCGGGTTTGAGGCTATAGCTGAGTTTACTCACGAGGTGGAAACCATCTTCGACTCGGTAAGGAATGGCGAACTGCCTATTTCAAAGCCTTTATTGACGCTGTCCCTTTCCGCTCGCGACCATATATACTCAATGCTCGAGTCTCCTTCAGGTGAGGGAGACTTCGCTCTTGGGAACGGTATTCTCGATGGATTGCGGGACGTCGCATACGGCGCTTTGGGAGGAACTGTTCATGAGCAGGCTGATTCTGCTGAAGAGGTTGAAGGATCTACAGCATCAGATTTTTCCGTTGAATCACAGTCTGGTATGGAAGGAAAAAGCCGAGTTACCAAGAGCCTGTTCCAGATTGTTATCAAAATTGCCGCAGGTCATGATGTCGATGAAAAAAGTCTCGATCCCCTCTTGGATGAGCTGGAACGTTTGGGGGAAATTCGCTCAAAGTTAGTTCATAAGGATGCTGAAACGTGGTGGGATATTGTTTTCGAGAGTGATACCGATTCCATGTCCATTGAGGAGATTTTCTTTTTCACTGACATACCTGTGACAGTAAATGTCCGTGAAGTTGCCCGCGAAGATATTGCAGATATGTTTGTTTCTGGTGACGAAGATGATGAAGATTATGATTCAGGCCATGTAAAGAAACTTGGTGAGATTCTCGTGGAAAGAGGTGACGTGCCTGCTGAAGCTATTGAGGCTGTGCTGGCAGACCGGAAACCCATTGGTGAGATGCTTACTGAAAAAGGTGTTGTCAGCAGGGAAAAAGTTGAAAGCGCCCTTGCAGAGCAAACCGCGACCAAGCAGTTCAACAGCTCAGTTAAAAAGACTCGCAAGAAAAATTATGATACCGCCTCTTCTATAAGGGTTTCTGCGGAAAAACTTGACTATCTGGTTGATCTCGTTGGTGAGCTGGTTATAGTTCAGGCCCAGATCAGTCAGGTTGTAAGTTCCAAGGGCGATCCTGTGCTTACGGCCCTTTCTGAAGAACTTGAACGTCTTTCAGATGAACTTAGGGACAGTACTCTTGGTATCCGCATGCTGCCTATCGGAACTACTTTCAGTAAATTCAGGCGCTTGGTGCGAGATCTTTCTGAAGAGTTAGGCAAGGAGATTGACCTGCATACCAATGGTGCAGAGACGGAGCTTGATAAAACCGTTATAGAACGTCTTGGTGATCCTCTTGTTCACCTGCTGCGTAACTCTATCGACCATGGAATTGAAATTCCCCGGACACGGGAAGCAATGGGTAAATCCCGTCGCGGGAAAATTACTCTTTCTGCCGAGCATTCCGGCGGAGATGTTATGATCCTGATAGAGGATGACGGTAAGGGGATGTCTAAGGAGGTAATTAGAGCCAAAGCAGTCGAAAAAGGTCTTCTCAGTGCCGATCAGGATCTTTCAGACAAAGAAATTTTTAACCTAATCTTTGAACCCGGCTTTTCTACCGCTCAGAGTATTACGAATGTTTCCGGGCGCGGCGTGGGTATGGATGTGGTTAAGCGGGCTATTGATTCTTTGCGCGGAAGTATAGATATTGATAGCAAAGAGGGCAAAGGTTCAGTTATAACTATAAGACTGCCCCTTACTCTGGCCATCATTGATGGCCTGCAGGTTAGAGTTAGTGGTGATTATTTTGTAATTCCTCTTTCACTGGTTGAGGAATGCGTGGAACTTACCCGCAAGGATGTCGAAGAAGCAAACGGCCAGCAATTTGTGAACCTGCGTGGTGAAATTGTTCCGTATATCAGGATTAGGGAATGGTTTGAGGTGGAAGGAGAGTCCCCGCCCATCGAACAGATTGTTATTACCGGTCTTGAGGGCAGTAGAATAGGTGTTGTTGTTGATACCGTAATTGGTGAGCACCAGACAGTAATCAAGAGTCTTGGGCGTGTTTACCGTGATGTTGAAGGTATTTCAGGTGCGACAATCAAGGGAGATGGAACACTTGCCTTGATTCTCGATATTCCAAAACTTTTCAGGACTGTTTTGGCTGAAATAAAGGCGGCAGGTTGA
- a CDS encoding tetratricopeptide repeat protein, with protein MQSKIEWYQEVLALEPSSKVFFPLARLYVEMGSLEKAVTTLRMGLDRHPDYLEARLLLVETLAKLDRESEAKAAVVPLTRLFSSYPSFWKMWGASVSEGNSDVAGAMAFLFSALHGSPMSWSDVMSEGIKQLTGISLDESSEKGSSAKAGGVADLAGDFQRPVPESSELLADEISEAAALVDFDSDVIADLTSSVVMDSLKTKTMAEVLASQGDLEGALEIYRELLCKASEEDKDELMAIMADISSRISAEPMDDVAGDDASKDPYFKHGKSKLMSTLELLADRLEARASR; from the coding sequence ATGCAAAGCAAGATTGAGTGGTATCAAGAAGTTCTGGCCCTGGAGCCCAGCTCTAAAGTATTCTTTCCTTTGGCCCGTCTGTATGTCGAAATGGGCAGTCTTGAAAAGGCTGTAACCACTCTGAGGATGGGGCTGGACCGTCACCCAGACTACCTTGAAGCACGCCTGCTTTTGGTCGAAACTCTTGCTAAGCTTGACAGGGAATCTGAAGCGAAAGCAGCAGTTGTTCCGTTGACAAGGCTTTTTTCATCATACCCTTCATTCTGGAAAATGTGGGGTGCTTCTGTTTCCGAGGGCAATAGTGATGTTGCCGGGGCGATGGCTTTTCTTTTTTCCGCTTTGCACGGTTCCCCTATGTCATGGTCTGATGTCATGTCCGAGGGAATCAAGCAGTTAACCGGTATTTCCCTTGATGAATCATCTGAGAAAGGCTCATCCGCCAAAGCTGGAGGAGTGGCCGATCTTGCAGGTGATTTTCAGCGTCCTGTTCCTGAAAGCAGTGAGCTGTTGGCAGATGAAATATCTGAGGCGGCGGCCCTTGTTGATTTTGACAGTGATGTCATTGCTGATTTGACCAGTTCTGTGGTCATGGACAGTCTTAAAACTAAGACAATGGCTGAAGTTCTTGCGTCACAGGGTGATCTTGAAGGAGCTCTTGAAATTTACCGTGAACTGCTCTGCAAAGCTTCGGAAGAAGATAAAGACGAGCTGATGGCTATTATGGCCGATATTTCCAGTAGAATAAGCGCTGAACCTATGGATGATGTTGCCGGTGATGATGCAAGTAAAGATCCTTATTTCAAGCATGGAAAGAGTAAGCTTATGAGTACCCTTGAACTTCTTGCTGATCGTCTTGAAGCAAGGGCCTCCCGATAG